The genomic region TACCTATATGAACTTTTTCTGCCAAAAATCAAGGTAGGGCCGCGCCTCACGTTGCCCTACAGGGTCCTCTGCCAGTGCGTGAAACAATAGAAATTTCTTGCCAATACCTATATATTTTTAATAGAGGTTAGTCTGTACAAGGAGGCAGGGCCAAGATAGCCCAGAGAAATAGGGGGAAAGTAAAATACCTATTTATCAATAATTTTTTTAGATATGTATAAATACAAAGCCACTTTGCTTTGTATTAGCTGAAGAAACAAATAATACAGTGACACTGCACTTTATTTGTATATATGTTGACGAAACAATTACAAAGACACTTTATTCCTATATATACGCCAGCGAAACTTTTACAAATGCACTTTATCgctgaagaaacaaataaaaaggcaCTTTCTTTATATGTATGTTGTAGAAAGACACTGACACTTTATTTGTACATATGCTAAAGAAACAAATACAAAGGCACTTAAGCAAATACAAAGGCACTTTATTTGTACATATCCTGAAGAAACAAATACAAAGGCACTTTATTTGTACATATGCTGAAGAAACAAATACAAAGGCACTTTATTTGTATATAACGTGAAGAAACAAGTACAAAGGCACTTTATTTGTACATAAGCTAGAAAAATAAATACAAAAGCACTTTATATGTATATACGCTGAAGAAACAAGTAAAGGCATTTTTTTTGTATATACGCTGAAGAAACAAGCATGAAGACACTTTATTTGTATATGCGCTAAAGAAACATGTACAAACGacactttatttatttttgtatatAAGCTGAAGAAACAAATACAAAGGCACTTTATTTGTATGTAACTTGAAGAACTTTATTTGTATATAAGCTGAAGAAACAAGTACAAAGGCACTTTGTTTGCATATACGCTAATAAACAAATACAAAGACACTTTATTTGTATATATGCTGCAGAAACAAATACAAAGACACTTTATCTGTATATAAGCTGAAGAAACCAATAGAAAGACACTTTATTTGTATATATGTTGAAGAAACAGATAAAAAGACACTTTATCTGTATATAAGCTAAAGAAATAATTACAAATACAGTTTATTTGTATGCTAAAGAAACAAATGCAAAGGCATCTTTTGCTTGTATATAAGCGGAAGAAACTAATACGAGTATTGTCAGTGAATGAAAGTGTGCAGCTGAGCTGTTCTGGGCTGGTTCTGGTTCGTCGCCCTTGGCctcccctctttccctccctcttcCCTTTACCCCCCTACTCCGTCCAGTTCCTTTTGCCACGCCACCGTTGCGCCTCACCCAACGTCAACTCCGGTGCTCACCCCACAAGCAAGTACCACcagctcctcgtcctcctcctctgccCAGTCTCTACTACTGCAGACAGTACAGTGAAATTGGTTcaaaaggtaagtaaattaaggtgattgattatcataaGGGGAAGGTTGGACGAAGGAGTAATGGGAAGGAAAGTGAAAGATGAAACCTTACATTTTTTTAAGTAAGTAGATATAGAGATGGAGATAgagatatatagatatagatatatagatagtgttatagatatagatatagacaaATATAGATATAGATACAGATATAGATATAGGTGTAGATATAGatgtagatatagatatagatatagattgctaggcacttttcatttgtatatatatataagaggaagaaagTAATATGTGTGTTGTCTTCTGGGCTGGTTCTGGTTCATCGCCCTTGCCCTCCTCTCTTTCCCTCCCTCCTTCCTTTACGCCCTCTCCATCTAGCTGCTGTCGCCACGCCACCACCGTGCCGCGCCCAACATCAACTCCGGTGCTTGCCCCACAAGCAGGTACCATGTTCTTCTCGTCCTCGTCTCTACTACGGCAGACAGTGCAGTCTCTCTTGCTCCATGCTGCATCCATCGACCATGGTTTAGGTCTGGCAGCGATCTCTCTCATGGGTTACCCAGATCTGAAAACCAGGCTGCAGCTGGGATCCCGGAAATATTTGACATGCTAAGCTTACTCGCGACTTTACTTGATATGGATATGTTAAGCAGGACCCCTACTCTTTTGTGGAAATTGAAATGCCGCATCTAGTTTGAGAATAGCTATTTAGGCTGCTTCATTCCACATCTAGTTTGCTTCACCCTAGGACACTTGGCTACTTAGATTTTTACAAATCTCTGCTCAACGTGCATCAGTTCATACACCTACCACATACTACCATGGAAGTACCTGAATTTATGTTCTTTATACTTGTTTTTCTTCAATTAATGAATCTGACTTGCTTGATTACTCAAAAATTCTAGTATCTTATTCTCACACTCGGACTGATTTTCGATTAATCTTCTTCAGGGAACAAGTGCAGGCCAGGAAGACAAGTAGACAACAACGACACTCTATAGTTAGGCATCCAGGCTCCAGATTAACTAAATGGAGGGCTGTGCCTGCATCGAGCAGTTCCGGCGAACTGACGAGCTCCTCATCAAGTACCAGTACATCTCGGACTTCTTCATAGCCCTCGCCTACTTCTCCATCCCACTCGAGCTGATCTACTTCGCCAAGTCGGCATCCTTCCCCTACAGATGGGTGCTCCTCCAGTTCAGCGCCTTCATAGTCCTCTGTGGGGCCACCCACCTCATAAACCTCTGGACCTTCACCAAGCACACCAGGACCGTCGACATCGTCATGACGGTAACCAAGGTCACCACGGCCGTCGTGTCCTGCGCGACGGCCCTCACGCTCATCCATATCATACCTGATTTGTTGGGTGTCAAGACGAGGGAGTTGTTCCTCAAGAAGGCCGACAAGCTCGACAGGGAGTTGAGCCTCATGCGATCGCAGGAGGAGACCGGGAGGCATGTCAGGATGCTCATCCATGAGATCAGGAGCACGCTTGACAGGCACACCATCCTCAAGACTACTCTGGTTGAGCTCGGGAGGACGCTGGGTCTGCAGGAATGTGCTTTCTGGATGCCGTCGAGGAGCGGTTCGAGCCTTGAGCTAACTCATACCATGCGCCACCACATCCCCACGGGCTCTTCTGTGGAGATTAATCTCCCTGTTGTCAACCAAGTCTTCAGTACCAACCGGGCTATTATAGTGCCACATACATCTCCTTTTGCGAGGATCCACCCTGTTCAAGGGCGGCATGTCCCACCCGAGGTGGCTGCTGTGAGAGTCCCGTTGCTGCATCTTCCAAACTTTCATCCTGAGCTTTTGGCAAAAAGCTACGCAATTATGGTTTTGATGCTCCCATCTGATAGTGCAAGGAAGTGGCTTGCTCATGAACTCGAGCTCATCGAGGTTGTCGCCGATCAGGTTGCTACTACACTTTCCCCTGATATTTTTAGAACACCATTTGTCTTGAGTTAATTTAAAAAAAACCTCTTCAAAGTAGAATAATCAATAATTTAATGTTTGTTCACTGCTGCACACTGAAT from Triticum aestivum cultivar Chinese Spring chromosome 4A, IWGSC CS RefSeq v2.1, whole genome shotgun sequence harbors:
- the LOC123087683 gene encoding probable ethylene response sensor 1; the encoded protein is MEGCACIEQFRRTDELLIKYQYISDFFIALAYFSIPLELIYFAKSASFPYRWVLLQFSAFIVLCGATHLINLWTFTKHTRTVDIVMTVTKVTTAVVSCATALTLIHIIPDLLGVKTRELFLKKADKLDRELSLMRSQEETGRHVRMLIHEIRSTLDRHTILKTTLVELGRTLGLQECAFWMPSRSGSSLELTHTMRHHIPTGSSVEINLPVVNQVFSTNRAIIVPHTSPFARIHPVQGRHVPPEVAAVRVPLLHLPNFHPELLAKSYAIMVLMLPSDSARKWLAHELELIEVVADQVAVALSCGNS